A DNA window from Streptomyces bacillaris contains the following coding sequences:
- a CDS encoding RNA polymerase sigma factor, giving the protein MTLLDHEPDRSAVTARTVRALQPLVRAEARAEAPAAGLDPADLEQTVWLRLLERPTGAVPPGDPARWVRDTVRAEARRGRRTVRRERPYAGTEPAAPLVTGPERAALGAAEGRALRAAMARLPGRCARLLEAMLSPADPTYREIAGELGISQGSLGPIRSRCLGCLRRMLAAEVAVPELRGRGR; this is encoded by the coding sequence ATGACGCTTCTCGATCATGAACCCGACCGGTCCGCCGTCACCGCCCGGACCGTCCGCGCCTTACAGCCCCTGGTCCGCGCGGAGGCGCGGGCCGAGGCGCCCGCCGCCGGGCTCGACCCCGCCGACCTCGAACAGACGGTGTGGCTGCGGCTGCTGGAACGCCCCACCGGCGCAGTCCCGCCCGGCGACCCGGCCCGCTGGGTGCGCGACACCGTACGGGCGGAGGCCCGGCGCGGCCGCCGTACGGTCCGGCGGGAACGCCCGTACGCCGGAACGGAACCGGCCGCTCCGCTCGTAACCGGTCCGGAGCGGGCCGCTCTCGGGGCCGCCGAGGGCCGGGCGCTGCGCGCCGCGATGGCCCGGCTGCCCGGACGCTGCGCCCGGCTGCTGGAGGCGATGCTGTCGCCCGCCGACCCGACGTACCGGGAAATCGCAGGGGAGTTGGGTATCTCACAGGGGAGTTTGGGTCCCATCCGTTCCCGTTGCCTTGGATGTCTGCGCAGAATGCTCGCGGCGGAGGTTGCCGTCCCTGAACTGCGGGGAAGAGGGCGATAG
- a CDS encoding GNAT family N-acetyltransferase has translation MGMSVIISAATAEDVEQIFRLQYLCFQREAELYDNYRIDPLVQSLDAVRGEVADDLVFVARLGDEVVGSVRGFTDPDGTGQIGKLCVHPRLQGHGLGTRLLNAAESALAAQRAATRFRLHTGHRSESNLRLYRRAGYAQVGNATGTDGVQLILLEKEVAAQEFVASA, from the coding sequence ATGGGCATGAGCGTGATCATCTCGGCGGCGACGGCCGAGGACGTGGAGCAGATCTTCCGGCTCCAGTACCTCTGCTTCCAGCGCGAGGCCGAGCTGTACGACAACTACCGGATCGATCCGCTCGTCCAGAGCCTCGACGCGGTCCGCGGCGAAGTAGCCGACGACCTGGTGTTCGTGGCCCGCCTCGGGGACGAAGTCGTGGGTTCGGTACGCGGGTTCACCGACCCGGACGGTACGGGCCAGATCGGCAAGCTCTGCGTGCACCCCCGGCTCCAGGGCCACGGGCTCGGCACCCGGCTGCTGAACGCGGCGGAGTCGGCCCTCGCGGCCCAGCGCGCGGCCACCCGCTTCCGGCTGCACACCGGACACCGCAGCGAGAGCAACCTCCGGCTCTACCGGCGGGCGGGGTACGCGCAGGTCGGCAACGCCACGGGTACGGACGGGGTCCAGCTCATCCTGCTGGAGAAGGAAGTCGCGGCCCAGGAGTTCGTGGCCAGCGCCTGA
- a CDS encoding methionine ABC transporter ATP-binding protein, protein MITTTGLTKVYQSRDREVTALDGVDLHVREGEIYGVIGQSGAGKSSLIRCVNLLERPTSGTVTVAGQDLTALAGRGRRASKELRAARTRIGMVFQHFNLLSSRTVLDNVELPLEILGVSGQERTRKAKELLDLVGLAEKAKSYPGQLSGGQKQRVGIARALAGDPKVLLSDEATSALDPETTRSILQLLRDLNQQLGLTILLITHEMDVVKTICDSAALMQRGRIVESGTVGGLLATPGSELASELFPVGGTASGPDRTVVDVTFHGEAASQPVISQLSRTYNIDISILGAAMDTVGGKQIGRMRIELPGRFEENVVPIGFLREQGLQAEVVEDEKGPRDPKASAATAQSAGTPAATTVPEQTPAAITKEVVK, encoded by the coding sequence GTGATCACCACGACGGGCCTCACGAAGGTCTACCAGTCGCGCGACCGCGAGGTCACCGCACTCGACGGAGTCGACCTCCACGTCCGCGAGGGCGAGATATACGGCGTCATCGGACAGAGCGGCGCCGGGAAGTCCTCCCTCATCCGCTGCGTCAACCTGCTGGAGCGCCCCACCTCCGGCACGGTCACCGTGGCCGGCCAGGACCTCACCGCCCTCGCCGGACGCGGCCGGCGGGCGAGCAAGGAACTGCGCGCGGCCCGCACCCGGATCGGCATGGTCTTCCAGCACTTCAACCTGCTGAGCTCGCGCACCGTCTTGGACAACGTCGAACTCCCCCTGGAGATCCTCGGCGTCTCCGGCCAGGAGCGCACCCGCAAGGCGAAGGAACTCCTCGACCTGGTCGGCCTCGCCGAGAAGGCGAAGTCCTACCCCGGTCAGCTCTCCGGCGGCCAGAAGCAGCGCGTGGGCATCGCCCGCGCCCTGGCGGGCGACCCCAAGGTGCTGCTCTCGGACGAGGCGACCTCCGCCCTCGACCCCGAGACCACCCGCTCCATCCTCCAGCTGCTGCGTGACCTCAACCAGCAGCTCGGTCTGACCATCCTGCTGATCACCCACGAGATGGACGTCGTCAAGACGATCTGCGACTCCGCCGCCCTCATGCAGCGCGGCCGGATCGTGGAGTCCGGCACGGTCGGCGGACTGCTCGCCACCCCCGGCTCCGAGCTGGCGAGCGAGCTGTTCCCGGTCGGCGGGACCGCCTCCGGACCGGACCGTACGGTCGTGGACGTCACCTTCCACGGGGAAGCCGCCTCCCAGCCGGTGATCTCGCAGCTCTCCCGTACGTACAACATCGACATATCGATCCTCGGCGCCGCGATGGACACCGTCGGCGGCAAGCAGATCGGCCGGATGCGCATCGAGCTGCCCGGCCGGTTCGAGGAGAACGTCGTCCCCATCGGCTTCCTGCGTGAACAGGGCCTCCAGGCCGAGGTCGTCGAGGACGAGAAGGGCCCGCGGGACCCGAAGGCCTCCGCCGCGACCGCGCAATCCGCCGGGACCCCCGCCGCCACGACCGTCCCCGAGCAGACGCCCGCCGCCATCACCAAGGAGGTCGTCAAGTGA
- a CDS encoding methionine ABC transporter permease, producing the protein MTWSEMQPLLTQGTLDTLYMVLWSTLVTVAGGLPLGVLLVLTDKGGLLQNTVVNKVTGVIVNIGRSLPFIILLIALIPFTTWVVGTFIGPTAMIVPLAVGAIPFFARLVETAIREVDHGLVEAVQSMGGSIPTIVRKVLLPQALPSIVSGVTTTLIVLIGYSAMAGAVGGEGLGSKAVTYGFQRFDNQFMLITVALLIVIVSVIQLIGDLAVRLLARRGRTAS; encoded by the coding sequence GTGACCTGGTCCGAAATGCAGCCCCTGCTGACCCAGGGCACCCTCGACACCCTCTACATGGTGCTCTGGTCGACGCTGGTCACCGTCGCCGGCGGACTGCCGCTCGGTGTCCTGCTGGTCCTCACCGACAAGGGCGGACTGCTCCAGAACACCGTGGTGAACAAGGTCACCGGCGTGATCGTGAACATCGGCCGCTCGCTGCCCTTCATCATCCTGCTGATCGCCCTGATCCCCTTCACCACCTGGGTCGTCGGCACCTTCATCGGCCCCACCGCGATGATCGTGCCGCTCGCCGTCGGCGCCATCCCGTTCTTCGCCCGGCTCGTCGAGACGGCGATCCGGGAGGTCGACCACGGGCTCGTCGAAGCGGTGCAGTCGATGGGCGGCTCGATCCCCACCATCGTCCGCAAGGTGCTCCTGCCGCAGGCCCTGCCCTCGATCGTCTCCGGCGTCACCACCACCCTCATCGTGCTCATCGGCTACTCCGCGATGGCCGGTGCGGTCGGCGGCGAAGGGCTCGGCTCCAAGGCCGTCACCTACGGATTCCAGCGCTTCGACAACCAGTTCATGCTGATCACGGTCGCCCTCCTGATCGTCATCGTCAGCGTGATCCAGCTGATCGGCGACCTCGCCGTACGGCTGCTGGCCCGCCGCGGCCGCACCGCCTCCTGA
- a CDS encoding MetQ/NlpA family ABC transporter substrate-binding protein gives MRKNIKITAAAASVAALALGLSACGTDSDPASKSESGAKADTSKALVVAASPTPHADILNFVKKNLAEKEGLKLEVKEFTDYVLPNTATQSGQVDANFFQHKPYLDDFNAKNKTTIVPVVNVHLEPLGLYSKKLKDIKDIKAGQTVAVPNDTTNGGRALQLLAENGLITLKDGVGTSAKLSDITDKKGLEFKELEAATVPRALNDVDAAVINGNYALEAKLSPAKDSLALEKAEGNPYANFLAVKEGNEKDPRVEKLAKLLNSDEVKKFIDDTYQGSIVASFGAPAKS, from the coding sequence GTGCGCAAGAACATCAAGATCACCGCAGCCGCCGCTTCCGTCGCTGCCCTTGCCCTGGGGCTCAGCGCCTGCGGTACGGACTCCGACCCGGCCTCCAAGAGCGAGAGCGGCGCCAAGGCCGACACCTCCAAGGCGCTCGTCGTCGCCGCGTCCCCGACGCCGCACGCCGACATCCTGAACTTCGTCAAGAAGAACCTGGCGGAGAAGGAGGGCCTCAAGCTGGAGGTCAAGGAGTTCACGGACTACGTCCTGCCGAACACCGCCACCCAGTCCGGCCAGGTCGACGCCAACTTCTTCCAGCACAAGCCGTACCTGGACGACTTCAACGCGAAGAACAAGACCACCATCGTCCCGGTCGTCAACGTCCACCTGGAGCCGCTGGGCCTTTACTCCAAGAAGCTCAAGGACATCAAGGACATCAAGGCCGGCCAGACCGTCGCCGTCCCCAACGACACCACCAACGGCGGCCGCGCCCTCCAGCTGCTCGCCGAGAACGGCCTGATCACCCTCAAGGACGGCGTCGGCACCAGCGCCAAGCTGAGCGACATCACCGACAAGAAGGGCCTGGAGTTCAAGGAGCTGGAGGCCGCCACCGTGCCCCGCGCCCTGAACGACGTGGACGCCGCCGTCATCAACGGCAACTACGCCCTGGAGGCCAAGCTCTCCCCGGCCAAGGACTCCCTGGCCCTGGAGAAGGCCGAGGGCAACCCGTACGCCAACTTCCTGGCGGTCAAGGAAGGCAACGAGAAGGACCCGCGCGTCGAGAAGCTCGCCAAGCTCCTCAACTCCGACGAGGTCAAGAAGTTCATCGACGACACCTACCAGGGCTCGATCGTCGCCTCCTTCGGCGCCCCGGCCAAGTCCTGA
- a CDS encoding GNAT family N-acetyltransferase, whose translation MTTTFPSISISTDRLVMRPFEMADIPAYIEMMNDETVVAWTDGPHPYTQVDAERWVRRIAPGERTSGHGIALAVTEFLTQRLVGSVQLLNTDWRTLATEVRYITAPWARGEGYATESVLAVAEWLFRDQGFERLELRTPADNTAAQQVAQKLGCISEGVLRNARIARTRTENGTDGGWTDIRTDLIVWGLLPEDLEGVAEQLADAGGYGTYNDWK comes from the coding sequence ATGACTACCACCTTTCCGTCCATCTCCATCAGCACGGACAGGTTGGTGATGCGCCCCTTCGAGATGGCCGACATCCCCGCGTACATCGAGATGATGAACGACGAGACGGTCGTCGCCTGGACCGACGGACCACACCCTTACACCCAGGTCGACGCCGAACGCTGGGTCCGCAGAATCGCCCCCGGGGAACGCACCTCGGGCCATGGCATCGCCCTCGCCGTCACCGAGTTCCTCACCCAGCGGCTCGTCGGCAGCGTCCAGCTCCTCAACACCGACTGGCGCACCCTGGCCACCGAGGTCCGCTACATCACCGCCCCCTGGGCGCGCGGCGAGGGGTACGCCACCGAATCGGTGCTGGCCGTCGCGGAGTGGCTCTTCCGCGACCAGGGCTTCGAACGCCTCGAACTGCGCACCCCCGCCGACAACACCGCCGCCCAGCAGGTCGCGCAGAAGCTCGGCTGCATCAGCGAGGGCGTCCTGCGCAACGCCCGGATCGCCCGGACCCGCACCGAGAACGGCACCGACGGCGGCTGGACCGACATCCGTACCGACCTGATCGTCTGGGGGCTCCTCCCCGAGGACCTCGAAGGCGTCGCCGAGCAGCTGGCCGACGCCGGGGGCTACGGCACGTACAACGACTGGAAGTGA